In a genomic window of Helianthus annuus cultivar XRQ/B chromosome 10, HanXRQr2.0-SUNRISE, whole genome shotgun sequence:
- the LOC110882848 gene encoding uncharacterized protein LOC110882848, with the protein MAVIQHARIRKCQGQYTVQSNKFGSRLFLNQEIDEINELRKSLLVKQFEAGASSSQTILSSQSVFPVHQEFLVETPKRHVDEIMEIDSGMSCVVVATIKIVQQNYGWFYLACRDCNKKVLTKIEYLQYAKTISDEVMNLSPASLVCPKCDKECTSITIKFKVHLRVQDGTRSVSFVMFDKDVMKLIGSTAHDIRERQVKLDDTETFPHEISRLVEKKLAFKIEVSDYNLNHDYHVYTIQKVCDDPDIIAELVGGNGNALEVADEVFSQEGSEIKAVQLSESSQMVGADISKDVVFVMADSSVVEAEKDSATSPNGKRSLQDVEGQNVGKLSSNNKRSRRKPSRLNT; encoded by the exons ATGGCTGTCATTCAGCATGCGAGGATTAGGAAGTGTCAGG GTCAATATACTGTTCAGAGTAATAAGTTTGGAAGTCGTCTATTTCTCAACCAAGAAATTGATGAGATTAATGAACTTCGCAAGAG tcTTTTAGTGAAACAATTTGAAGCTGGTGCTTCTTCTTCTCAAACCATTCTTTCATCTCAGAGTGTATTTCCTGTCCATCAAGAATTTCTAGTTGAGACTCCTAAGAGACATGTTGATGAAATTATGGAGATTGATAGT GGAATGTCATGTGTGGTAGTTGCAACGATcaaaattgttcaacaaaactATGGATGGTTTTATCTGGCATGTCGAGACTGTAATAAGAAGGTGTTGACCAAAATTGAGTACTTACAATATGCTAAAACCATTTCTGATGAGGTCATGAATCTGTCACCTGCTTCATTGGTTTGTCCGAAATGCGATAAAGAATGCACATCGATAACCATAAA GTTCAAAGTACATCTGAGAGTGCAAGATGGAACTCGCAGTGTTTCTTTTGTGATGTTTGATAAAGATGTAATGAAGCTTATTGGTTCAACTGCGCATGATATAAGGGAACGCCAAGTGAAGCTCGATGATACTGAAACTTTTCCCCATGAAATATCACGGCTGGTTGAAAAGAAGTTGGCGTTTAAAATTGAAGTTTCTGATTACAACCTTAACCATGACTACCACGTCTACACTATCCAAAAAGTATGTGATGATCCGGACATAATTGCTGAATTGGTTGGTGGTAATGGAAATGCTCTTGAGGTTGCTGATGAG GTGTTTAGTCAAGAAGGTTCAGAAATTAAAGCTGTTCAATTATCTGAATCCTCACAGATGGTCGGTGCTGATATTTCAAAG GATGTTGTATTTGTTATGGCCGACTCTTCCGTTGTCGAAGCCGAGAAGGATTCGGCCACCAGTCCAAATGGTAAACGTTCGTTGCAGGATGTGGAAGGTCAAAATGTTGGGAAACTCTCTTCTAATAACAAAAGGAGCCGGAGGAAGCCATCGAGGCTTAACACTTAG